In a single window of the Thermus amyloliquefaciens genome:
- a CDS encoding MBL fold metallo-hydrolase → MKELLPGLFLLPVPIPYPLKRVNLYLFRGNGEVALLDTALGTRTARGTLELYLAELGLCFQDVKVVLLTHHHPDHYGLAGFFEGLGARVYLHEEELSRGHRFWLEPEAFEEESWRLFREHGTPEEALWGIRETMAKTRERVHPPQNPTPLQDGEVLEVAGRRLRVLWTPGHADGHVAFFLEEEGVLLTGDALLERVSPNVGLWAYTRPNPLKDFLASLKRLEEVPARIAHAGHFGPLEDVAQRARELTAHHEERLLALLGHLETPKTAWELSLLLFPQELDAAGRRFAFAETLAHLEYLRQEGQVGREGPPYRYFRA, encoded by the coding sequence ATGAAGGAGCTTCTTCCCGGTCTTTTCCTCCTCCCCGTGCCCATCCCCTACCCCTTGAAAAGGGTGAACCTCTACCTTTTCCGGGGCAACGGGGAGGTGGCCCTCCTGGACACCGCCTTGGGCACCCGCACCGCCCGGGGCACCCTGGAGCTTTACCTGGCGGAGCTGGGCCTTTGCTTCCAGGACGTGAAGGTGGTCCTCCTCACCCACCACCACCCGGACCACTACGGCCTGGCGGGCTTCTTTGAAGGGCTTGGGGCAAGGGTTTACCTGCACGAGGAGGAGCTCTCGCGGGGCCACCGCTTCTGGCTGGAGCCCGAGGCCTTTGAGGAGGAAAGCTGGCGGCTTTTCCGGGAGCACGGCACCCCGGAGGAGGCCCTTTGGGGCATCCGGGAGACCATGGCCAAAACCCGGGAGCGGGTCCATCCTCCGCAAAACCCCACCCCCCTCCAGGACGGGGAGGTGCTGGAGGTGGCCGGGCGGCGCCTTAGGGTCCTCTGGACCCCGGGGCATGCGGACGGGCACGTGGCCTTCTTCCTGGAGGAGGAAGGGGTCCTGCTGACGGGGGACGCCCTCTTGGAGCGGGTCTCCCCCAACGTGGGCCTCTGGGCCTACACCCGGCCGAACCCCTTGAAGGACTTCCTCGCCTCCTTGAAGCGCCTGGAAGAGGTCCCCGCCCGGATAGCCCACGCCGGCCACTTCGGCCCCCTGGAGGACGTGGCCCAAAGGGCCCGGGAACTCACCGCCCACCACGAGGAGCGCCTCCTGGCCCTCCTCGGTCACCTGGAAACCCCCAAGACCGCCTGGGAGCTCTCCTTGCTCCTCTTCCCCCAGGAGCTGGACGCCGCGGGGAGGCGCTTCGCCTTTGCGGAAACCCTGGCCCACCTGGAGTACCTACGCCAGGAGGGGCAGGTGGGGCGGGAAGGCCCCCCCTACCGCTACTTCCGCGCCTAA
- a CDS encoding phosphoglucomutase — MELYPTQDGFLGEIAKGFTFAQVARLAAGFGERVKAEGITQVVVAHDARFLAKEMAEEAAGVLGGLGLETLLLKGPSPWPLFAFALRELEAAGFYLTASRRPARYQGVKLRLGPGRPLPPAGLPLPEEPPGVRGSFQILDRKKAYLEHLAGSAGEGFQGKKGVVYLDALGGAGGGLLPGVFKLLGLEAELRELHPLPHPLFYGVDPDPKPENLPTLLALMKAAEAPAVGFALDGDADRLGVVLPGGEALPPEETLERLRQALGGREVQADGEGGYLFPWHLPEKDPFLAALLLLRVLL, encoded by the coding sequence ATGGAGCTCTACCCCACCCAAGACGGCTTTCTGGGAGAGATCGCCAAGGGCTTCACCTTCGCCCAGGTGGCCCGCTTGGCCGCTGGGTTTGGCGAAAGGGTTAAGGCGGAGGGGATCACCCAGGTGGTGGTGGCCCACGATGCCCGTTTCCTGGCCAAGGAGATGGCGGAGGAGGCGGCGGGGGTCCTCGGGGGGCTGGGCCTGGAGACCCTTCTCCTGAAGGGCCCTTCCCCCTGGCCCCTTTTCGCCTTCGCCCTAAGGGAACTGGAAGCGGCGGGGTTTTACCTCACCGCCAGCCGTAGGCCCGCCCGTTACCAAGGGGTCAAGCTCCGCCTGGGCCCAGGAAGGCCCCTCCCGCCCGCGGGGCTCCCCTTGCCGGAAGAACCCCCCGGTGTGAGGGGAAGCTTCCAAATCCTGGACCGGAAGAAGGCCTACCTGGAGCACCTGGCAGGGAGCGCGGGCGAGGGCTTCCAGGGGAAAAAGGGCGTGGTCTACCTGGATGCCTTGGGGGGCGCAGGGGGGGGCCTTTTGCCGGGGGTCTTTAAGCTTTTGGGCCTCGAGGCGGAGCTTAGGGAACTCCATCCCCTACCCCACCCCCTCTTCTACGGGGTAGACCCCGACCCCAAGCCGGAAAACCTCCCCACCCTCCTCGCCCTCATGAAGGCCGCGGAGGCCCCGGCGGTGGGCTTCGCCCTGGATGGGGACGCGGACCGCCTTGGCGTGGTCCTGCCCGGTGGCGAGGCGCTCCCCCCGGAGGAAACCCTGGAAAGGCTTAGACAAGCCCTGGGCGGGAGGGAGGTCCAGGCGGACGGCGAAGGCGGCTACCTCTTCCCCTGGCACCTCCCGGAAAAGGATCCCTTTTTGGCCGCCCTTCTCCTCCTGCGGGTCCTCCTATGA
- a CDS encoding ATP-dependent helicase, which translates to MGPLNEAQRQAVLHFEGPALVVAGAGSGKTRTVVHRVAYLIAQRGVFPSEILAVTFTNKAAEEMRERLRRMVKGAGELWVATFHSAALRILRVYGERVGLRPGFVVYDEDDQTALIKEVLKELGLAARPGPLKALLDRAKNQGVAPEALLAELPEYYAGLSRGRLQDVLQRYQEALKAQGALDFGDILLYALRLLEEDPEVLKRVRKRARFIHVDEYQDTNPVQYRFTKLLAGEEANLMAVGDPDQGIYSFRAADIRNILDFTRDFPGAKVYRLEENYRSAEAILRFANALIVHNALRLEKTLRPVKPGGEPVRLYRARDARDEARFVAEEIGRLGPPFDRVAVLYRTNAQSRLLEQALASRGIPARVVGGVGFFERAEVKDLLAYARLALNPLDGVSLKRVLNTPPRGIGPATVERLARIAQEQGLPLFEALKVGAETLPRPEPLRHFLALMEELQDLAMGPAEGFFRHLLEATDYLAYLREAYPEDLEDRLENVEELLRAAKEAEGLMEFLDKVALTAKAEEPAEPAGKVALMTLHNAKGLEFPVVFVVGVEEGLLPHRSSLNTLEGLEEERRLFYVGVTRAQERLYLSYAEEREVYGRTEASRPSRFLEEVDGGLYEEYDPYRLPAKTPPAHRPKPGAFKGGERVVHPRFGPGTVVAAMGDEVTVHFEGVGLKRFSLKYADLRPA; encoded by the coding sequence CTGGGCCCCCTGAACGAGGCCCAGCGCCAGGCGGTCTTGCACTTTGAGGGGCCGGCCCTGGTGGTGGCGGGGGCGGGGAGCGGCAAGACCCGGACCGTGGTCCACCGGGTGGCCTACCTCATCGCCCAAAGGGGCGTCTTCCCCTCGGAGATCCTGGCGGTCACCTTCACCAACAAGGCCGCCGAGGAGATGAGGGAGCGCCTTAGGCGGATGGTGAAGGGGGCAGGGGAGCTTTGGGTCGCCACCTTCCACTCCGCCGCCTTGCGGATTCTTAGGGTCTACGGGGAGAGGGTGGGGTTGAGGCCGGGGTTTGTGGTCTACGACGAGGACGACCAGACCGCCCTTATCAAGGAGGTGTTGAAGGAGCTCGGGCTGGCCGCCAGGCCTGGGCCCCTCAAGGCCCTGTTGGATCGGGCCAAGAACCAGGGGGTGGCCCCGGAGGCCCTCCTTGCGGAGCTTCCCGAATACTATGCGGGCCTTAGCCGGGGGAGGCTTCAAGACGTGCTCCAGCGCTACCAGGAGGCCCTAAAGGCCCAGGGGGCCTTGGACTTCGGGGACATCCTCCTTTACGCCCTGCGCCTTTTGGAGGAGGACCCGGAGGTGTTGAAGCGGGTCAGGAAGCGGGCCCGCTTCATCCACGTGGACGAGTACCAGGACACGAACCCCGTGCAGTACCGCTTCACCAAGCTCCTGGCGGGGGAGGAGGCCAACCTCATGGCCGTGGGGGACCCGGACCAGGGGATTTATTCCTTCCGCGCCGCCGACATCCGGAACATCCTGGACTTCACCCGCGACTTCCCCGGGGCCAAGGTGTACCGCCTCGAGGAGAACTACCGCTCCGCCGAGGCCATCCTGCGCTTCGCCAACGCCCTCATCGTCCACAACGCCCTGCGCCTGGAAAAGACCTTGAGGCCCGTGAAGCCTGGGGGGGAGCCCGTGCGCCTCTATAGGGCCCGGGATGCCCGGGACGAGGCCCGCTTCGTGGCCGAGGAGATCGGGCGCCTAGGGCCCCCCTTTGACCGGGTGGCGGTGCTTTACCGCACCAACGCGCAAAGCCGCCTCCTGGAGCAGGCCTTGGCCTCCCGGGGGATCCCGGCCCGGGTGGTGGGCGGGGTGGGGTTTTTTGAGCGGGCGGAGGTGAAGGACCTTTTGGCCTACGCCCGCCTTGCCCTGAACCCCCTGGACGGGGTGAGCCTGAAGCGGGTGCTGAACACGCCTCCCCGGGGCATCGGCCCCGCCACGGTCGAGCGGCTTGCCCGCATCGCCCAGGAGCAGGGGCTTCCCCTCTTTGAGGCCCTGAAGGTGGGGGCGGAAACCCTGCCCCGGCCCGAGCCCCTGCGCCATTTCCTGGCCCTCATGGAGGAACTCCAGGACCTGGCCATGGGCCCGGCGGAGGGGTTTTTCCGCCACCTCCTCGAGGCCACCGATTACCTCGCCTACCTGCGCGAGGCCTACCCCGAGGACCTGGAGGACCGTCTGGAGAACGTGGAGGAGCTCTTGAGGGCGGCCAAGGAGGCGGAGGGGCTTATGGAGTTTCTGGACAAGGTGGCCCTCACCGCTAAGGCGGAGGAACCCGCCGAGCCTGCGGGCAAGGTGGCCCTCATGACCCTGCACAACGCCAAGGGGCTGGAGTTCCCCGTGGTCTTTGTGGTGGGGGTGGAGGAAGGGCTTTTGCCCCACCGCTCCTCCTTGAACACCCTGGAGGGCCTGGAGGAGGAGCGCCGCCTCTTCTACGTGGGGGTGACCCGCGCCCAGGAGAGGCTCTACCTCTCCTATGCGGAGGAAAGGGAGGTCTATGGGCGCACCGAGGCCAGCCGGCCAAGCCGCTTCCTGGAGGAGGTGGACGGGGGGCTTTACGAGGAGTACGACCCCTACCGGCTTCCCGCCAAGACCCCCCCAGCCCACCGGCCCAAGCCGGGGGCCTTCAAGGGGGGGGAAAGGGTGGTCCACCCCCGCTTCGGCCCGGGCACGGTGGTGGCGGCCATGGGGGACGAGGTGACCGTGCACTTTGAGGGGGTGGGCCTGAAGCGCTTCTCCCTGAAGTACGCGGACCTCCGTCCCGCCTGA
- a CDS encoding disulfide oxidoreductase translates to MQRAPFLLAFAWLVALVATLGSLYYSEVRLFLPCELCWYQRIFMYPQAVVLGLALWRQDFAIWPYSLALSLIGGSLSTLHLLEQRFPDLFTLACKPPVPCSVEYIPQFPIPLQALIAFILIALSMGLLAREARQRG, encoded by the coding sequence ATGCAGCGCGCCCCTTTTCTCCTCGCCTTTGCCTGGCTGGTGGCCCTGGTGGCCACCTTAGGAAGCCTTTACTACTCCGAGGTGCGGCTTTTCTTGCCCTGCGAGCTCTGCTGGTACCAGCGCATCTTCATGTACCCCCAGGCGGTGGTGCTGGGCCTGGCCCTTTGGCGGCAGGATTTCGCCATCTGGCCCTACAGCCTGGCCCTCTCCCTCATCGGCGGGAGCCTCAGCACCCTGCACCTCCTGGAACAGAGGTTCCCCGACCTCTTCACCCTGGCCTGCAAGCCCCCGGTGCCTTGTTCCGTGGAGTACATCCCCCAGTTTCCCATCCCCTTGCAGGCCCTGATCGCCTTCATCTTGATCGCCCTAAGCATGGGGCTTCTGGCCCGGGAGGCCCGTCAAAGGGGGTAG
- the ftsY gene encoding signal recognition particle-docking protein FtsY, which yields MGFFERLKAGLSKTRERLLGAIPWGADPEEVLEELEMALLAADVGLPATEELLAEVRASRRRDLKEAVKEKLVQMLEPDERRATLRKLGFRPQAPKPVEPKGHVVLVVGVNGVGKTTTIAKLGRYYQNLGKKVMFCAGDTFRAAGGAQLAEWGKRLSIPVIQGPEGADPAALAFDAAQARKARGYDLLLVDTAGRLHTKHNLMEELKKVKRAIAKADPEEPKEVWLVLDAVTGQNGLEQAKRFHEAVGLTGVIVTKLDGTAKGGVLVPIVRTLKVPIRFIGVGEGPEDLQPFDAEAFVEALLEA from the coding sequence ATGGGGTTTTTTGAGCGCCTCAAGGCCGGCCTCTCCAAGACCCGGGAAAGGCTCCTTGGGGCCATCCCCTGGGGGGCCGACCCCGAGGAGGTGCTGGAGGAGCTGGAAATGGCCCTCCTCGCCGCCGACGTGGGCCTGCCCGCCACCGAGGAGCTCCTGGCCGAGGTGCGGGCCTCGAGGCGAAGGGACCTGAAGGAGGCGGTCAAGGAGAAACTCGTCCAGATGCTGGAGCCGGACGAGCGCCGGGCCACGCTCCGCAAGCTGGGCTTCCGCCCCCAGGCCCCCAAGCCCGTGGAGCCCAAAGGCCACGTGGTCCTGGTGGTGGGGGTGAACGGGGTGGGCAAGACCACCACCATCGCCAAACTGGGCCGCTATTACCAGAACTTGGGCAAGAAGGTGATGTTCTGCGCGGGGGACACCTTCCGCGCCGCCGGGGGCGCCCAGCTTGCCGAGTGGGGGAAGCGCCTCTCCATCCCCGTGATCCAGGGGCCCGAAGGGGCCGACCCCGCCGCCTTGGCCTTTGACGCCGCCCAGGCCCGCAAGGCCCGGGGCTACGACCTCCTCCTGGTGGACACCGCGGGCCGCCTCCACACCAAGCACAACCTCATGGAGGAGCTGAAGAAGGTGAAGCGGGCCATCGCCAAGGCCGACCCCGAGGAGCCCAAGGAGGTCTGGCTGGTGCTGGACGCCGTCACCGGGCAAAACGGCCTGGAGCAGGCCAAGCGCTTCCACGAGGCGGTGGGGCTCACCGGGGTCATCGTCACCAAACTGGACGGCACCGCCAAGGGCGGGGTCCTGGTGCCCATCGTGCGCACCCTGAAGGTGCCCATCCGCTTCATCGGGGTGGGGGAAGGCCCGGAGGACCTCCAGCCCTTTGACGCGGAGGCCTTTGTGGAAGCGCTGTTGGAGGCTTAA